From one Phycodurus eques isolate BA_2022a chromosome 19, UOR_Pequ_1.1, whole genome shotgun sequence genomic stretch:
- the LOC133395154 gene encoding nucleoside diphosphate kinase B-like: protein MAEKERTFIAIKPDGVQRGIIGEVIRRFERKGFKPVAMKMLQPSEDLLMQHYVDLKDRPFFPHLVNYMSSGPVVAMVWEGKGAVKTGRVMLGETNPADSKPGTIRGDLCIDVSKNIIHGSDSVESAIREIALWFKPEELTSYTSCASSWLY, encoded by the exons ATGGCAGAGAAGGAGCGCACCTTTATTGCTATCAAGCCTGATGGTGTGCAGAGAGGCATTATTGGGGAGGTCATTCGAAGATTTGAAAGGAAGGGTTTCAAACCAGTTGCCATGAAAATGCTCCAA CCATCGGAGGATCTGCTGATGCAGCACTATGTTGATTTGAAAGACCGTCCATTCTTTCCACACCTTGTCAATTACATGAGCAGTGGTCCAGTGGTTGCCATG GTGTGGGAAGGCAAAGGAGCTGTTAAGACTGGCAGGGTAATGCTTGGTGAGACCAACCCAGCAGACTCCAAACCTGGAACAATCAGAGGAGACCTCTGCATTGATGTCAGCAA AAACATCATCCATGGAAGTGACTCAGTCGAGAGTGCTATAAGGGAGATTGCCCTGTGGTTCAAACCAGAAGAGCTGACCAGCTACACGAGCTGTGCATCCAGCTGGCTCTACTGA